ttaaaaaataattgaagatgtttgattatatttacagaattttttttttaaaaactgaatttataaatattccatgtttttttttttggtcttgaTTAtcttgtcgttgttgttgttattgttgctgatgatgatgatgatgatgaacatgttTATTTCCTTCCATATTATAAATTTCTTGtcgttttttcaattcttttttaaaaAGAATACGACTTTCAGCCCAAAACATTGCCGATGCCATCCAGGAAAAGAATGcaccaacaacagcaaaaccAAATGAccatgaaagaaaattatgtTCATGATCAGGCATCCAATCACGATCATCACCACGTATACCAAATATAATGACGGCTAATGTTGTGAATAATGCTAGAGATAtataaaggaaaaaattaatgacagttagaaacaaacaaacaaaaattctacaAACCAGATAGAAACATGACAGATGATAAAAGTTTCATTgcaagaatttctttttcaattataaaaCATAATTGTATGGCCAAAACACAGATGCATGCCATTAGCAAGAAAACAAATCCAATTGTATATAATGCTTGTGTTGCGATAAAAAAtcctaaaaaaatttaagaatgaaaaacaaaaaacaatatgattagaatttgatttacaaatgatgattttttttaaacgtgtgtgtttaatgatgtgtttgtgtgattGTGGTGAATTGTGAGATTAAAAATACCCGGCATAAGAATATGTTTGATATTCTGATATTCTTCAGCAAAAATCCAACGACAGCCGGCATAATATTTACTCATTTCATAATCTTCTGGACTAACATAGCTACGAAAACAGGTAGCCCAAAGACCAAGGCGTACAAATTTTGCTCCATATAATCGTCGTTCAGATGCAAGCCAATATTGGCTAAAAAAAGCAATAAATGCGGAAATGGCTGTTATCGTTGTTGCTGCAATGGCAACAATTCTTGCATCAGAcattcgttttcgttttcggaTAATACCCCAACCAATACCATCGGCACGATCCATAGTATCATCAGTATCATCATgaccataatcataatcactACGATAACCGTTTGTAATTGTCATTATAACTcgtgtaataataattcaaacaaaaatttttcacataaacaaaattcgaaatgtaaaatgaacaatttttataataGGAAAACAACTTATAATCACAACATAACAGATGCAGCAGTAGCAGGTTGAACGTTGCCGTGGAGAGAGAGGTAGTGATTCTTCGAATGAAAacactaacaacaacaacaacaaacacacacatatagaACATCAAACCTGCTCGCGCTCGATGTTAATTGTTTATATGAATACCTTGTgttgttcattattcatcTTTCAATTGGATTCTAATTTTTCTATGTTGtgtatgatgaattttttagcatttttatatgaaacaaaaaacacaacgCCCTTGgttcaatatttgatttatataatttttttttgaccggAAAAGGAAATGTAAAGGGAGGTAACTAAACCTAAACTTACCTGGTtcaagaaaatcaatcatgaaTGCATAATCTTCATCAAATATCCATTTACATCCACGAAATTCACGTTCAAATAGATAATATGGATCacgaaattgatgaaaacaagCTTCCCAAAGACCAAGTTTATTGAAACGTTTTATTGGTTGACGGCCATCGGCCGCTAACCAATTTGGTGTTGAAAAGGCAATCGTATTGCAAAACATTGTTAGAAATGTAAAAATTGCCGCATAGGTTACATTTCGAATGTTGGTTATATCCATGTTTTTAGTCACATTTTTAGCCGCTCGAATTCTTTCCATCGTTGATGGTTGAAAATGACTGaccacaatgaatgaatgttttcagACAAGCGAACTGagttcaaatgaatcaacaacTTGATGCTTAAAAAAAAGGGAATAAATTCAGTTGCCAAAGCAACTTGGACCCACTGTCGTCATCTATCGATAACAACAGAAAGCTAATAtttttaggaaaaaaaaataattcttttttttatagtttGGTTTGAACCGACTGATTTAAATctgattgataaattatttcaaattcattgggAAAATTTCGAtgccataaattttttatcaccaaatttcaatgaattacAAGCTAGTTATGAAATTCTAACCCGTGGCCATAGACAAGATACACAATTATCCGAGATTTTCCGAGATAAATTATCAaggtttgaaattttctatgAATAATAAAGTCAAATGTAAAATCTTATTCGAACTATTCAATAGTGACGAACTTATCGAAATTGTCGGCGAATATGGTCGTGAATTATTTCGACATATTTCTGGTCtacattcaatcattgttACTGTCGACAAAGATGGCATTATCTATGTTGGTCCTGAAGATGCATTGGATCGTATAATGGTATTGGGACCATATTCAAATCtctatgatgatcattcaaaGGTTTGATAAGAATCCAGGAAAATTTAATCAGATTTAAAAAGAATTCTATTTAATTCCAGATGGCTATTAACTCCGTGCATATGATGCAAGAACATGTAGCCAATGTGGTCAATGTATCTGGAGCTGGTGATTGGTAagtgatgtttttttctatttggctctgatttttttttatcaaaatctGTCATCTATTTTACAAGTCTTGTTGGAGCTACAATCTATGGATGGTTAAATCGGATGACATATCGAGATTCACTACGTTTCGGTCTAAAAGCTGCCAGATTGTCCGTAGGAACATTGGAAACTGTGCCAAAAAATCTTCACACAATTCTATGCGAAATGAATTGAGaccaaagagaaaaatgaacattcaattaaaatcttaccataatttgtttttatcaataaaatcatcttgaaaaatctgaatttaaaaacattCCCGTTGactattattcaattttttttaaattttaaaacaaacaatactGTCCTCTATGAACAGATCAATTTTTATGTATTTTGTATatctgtgtttttttcagtatcaatattgaaattcattgagTTCATTATCGTACACACATTTTATGCCGCTCAATAAGATTTGCTGATTCATTAATTGGAATTCATAATTATCGaacatttaaaaattctcaaagaatttgaaattgtcattatttttgacacattttatattgatcaaatcaaaaatggcCACCCCAAACAATTCATATCAGATATCTGTTCTTATACAGAAGGTAAAACTTACctattcaatgataatgaatgatttattgaaaattgttttttttcttggcatAGATGTCTTCAGCGGATAAGGATTTTCGTTTTATGGCCACCAATGATCTTCTTAATGAATTACAAAacgattcaataaaattagatgatgatgctgaaagaaaaattgtcaaaactTTATTGGGTCTGTTGAAGGATAATAATGCCGAAGTACAGAATTTGGCTGTCAAATGGTATggtttaatgaaaattttctttattcaaataaaaaatgtttatgtgCATGTATCATTCAGCCTAGGACCATTGGTCAATAAAATTAAAGAACAACTTGCTGAAAATGTAGTGGATGCATTatgtgaaaatattttgtcaTCAGACGAAGTTCTCAAGGAAACATCGAGCATCGGTTTAAAGACTGTCATTTCTGAaatatcaattgattcaaaaagtTTAGTGTCAACCATTTGTATCCGTATAACAAGTAAATTGATTATCGCGTTGAACAGTTTGGTAAGTggtatttgattttttttttgttcacttgaaaataatgaattgattgctttgtttcaaaatgtaGAACAACAATTGTTCCGTACAAATCGATGTACTTGATATTTTCTCCGATCTAATCATACGATTTGGTCATGTTTTAAGTATGTCATATCCAGCATTGAAAGATTCGTTGCTACCTCTTCTCAATAATGGTCGTAATTCAATCAGTAAACGAACAATAAATTGTTTGGCCGGCATGTCAATCACCTGTAATGATCATATTTATAaagaaatcattgaatatctTTTAGTTGAATTAAACCAATGCGATAATGTGCGAGCGAAAATCTACATCAATTGTTTGACAGCCATCTGTAAACATTCTGGCACCCGTATTAGTCCATACATTGATACAATTGTAgcgttgaatgaaaaattcttacaACGACAAGAAGATGAATTAATCGAAGCTTGTTTACTATTATTCGAAATATTTGTACGTCGTTGTCCACAAGAAATTAATCCACATCtacaaaaaattataactGTTTGTGTAAAATATATTTCTTATGATccaaattataattatgatgataatgatgatgaagatatggaaatggataatgatgttgatgaatataatggtgaagatgattatgaagaaTATAGTGACGAAGATGATATGAGTTGGAAGGTTCGACGTGCATCGGCCAAAACATTGGAAACGATCATTCTAAATCGATTAGATTTACTGGAAGAATTCTATCAGCTAATTTCACCAACGATTATCATGCAATTTCGTGAACGTGAAGAAAATGTAAAAGTGGATATTTTTAACACTTATATTGCCCTATTGCGACAAACACGTGCCCTGGTTACGAATTCagagaataatgaaaaattcaaacaaatcttAAAGGATCAGGTACCGAAAATTGTCCGTTCTCTAGATCGACAgctaaaagaaaaaagcatCAAAACCCGACAATGTTGTTTTGCATTGCTCAGTGAATTGGTGCAAATTCTACCGAATGCGTTGGCCGATCCGATTAATGAAGCagacgaaaagaaaaattaccTAAACAATATTATACCGGgtattctttattcattgaatagcAATAATTCATCTTCCAGTATGAAAATTGAAGCTTTAGcatttttgaacattttgttcaaaaatcaTGATGCACAAgtatttcaaaattatttcaatgcATTGATCACCGAAATTCGAAAAGCTGTTAGCGATGATTTCTATAAAATATCTGGTGAAGCATTGATCGTTCTAACAGAATTGGTGCAAATAATTCGTccttcattatcaattgattcaaatgtcATAGATTCTAATTCCGGAGCTTTCGGTTATCTTGATACATTATATTCGATGACATACGATAAACTTAAAGCCTCCGATGTTGACCTTGAAGTGAAAGAAAGTGCTATCAATTGTATGGCACAGATTATCTGTACATTTGGTGatcatatgaatgatgaatatctCTTCCGAACTTTTGCTCTATTTCTTGAACGGcttaaaaatgaaacgacAAGGTTGACATGCGTTCGCGcattaataaaaatcacCAGGTAAGTCTTGAAATCACCGGTAATCATAATTCCTCTAATCggagaatattcttttttttcaattgtatcAGTGTCAGTTTTGCCAAGCCACTAAAATTGAATCCAATGTTTCCAGAGGCATTTTCAATATTGGCacaatttttaaaacaaaataaacgtTCAATCAAGATACATACGTTGATACTATTAGAAAAAGTTTTCAGAAATTACATTGAATATTGTACGAAGGATATCAATGAAGAAATAGTCAAACAAATGGTACCATTGATTTCAGAATCTGATCTATACATCTCTCAATTGGCATTGGCCGCATTGACAGCAATGATCATGTCGCATAAGGCATTCCATGATATTATACCGCAACGAATTTTACCTGAAGCATTGGTTCTCATCCGATCTCCGTTGATGCAAGGTTCAACATTAATGGCaatgttggatttttttcgtgCTATCGTTAAAAGTTCATTTCCTGGCTTGgattataatgaattgattgccCGTTTAACTCAGCCTATTATGCAGCCAAATCAACAACTACATAAGCAAGCATATTATTCCATTTCTAAATGTATAGCTGCCATTTCATTGCTAAACGATAAATATGCCGCATCGATAGTTTCGAACCTTATTGAACAGATTCGTAATCCAATGTTAGTAACCGGAAATGGTAGTTCTGGCGCTCAAAACGAGTCTGTGCAACTTTATTCGCTTTTAACCATTGCCGAGATTGGCAAATCATTGGATCTAGAACAGTTGCAACAACCATTGCAAGATgcattgattcaatcattcaactCCTCACATGAAGAGGTAAAATCCGCGGCTTCAATCTGTCTAGGCAGTGTTTCCATGGGAAACCTTGAACGTAATCTATCATTTATTCTGTCTGAAATTTCGAACAACCCAAAACGTCAGTATCTCTTTCTAAATGCTTTGAAAGAAATTGTTAGCTGTTTATCGGtcgatcatcaaaaaatctGTCATTTGGAACCACATTTTGAATCGATCGttcaattattaatcaagTACGCTCAATGTGATGAAGAAGGTGCCCGTTATGTTGTTGCCGAATGTCTGGGTAAATTGACTCTTTTGAAACCAGCAAACCTGTTGCCCGTTTTATTGGAAAATCTTCGTAATGGCTCGACCAATATACGTGAAACAATTATAacatcgattcgatttgcTATCGCCGATTGTAGTCCACAAGCAGAATATTTCACCATGCTAAAACAACTGATAGGTGCCTATATTGAAACGCTGAATGATAAAGACATTAATGTACGTCGAGTTGCATTTAtaacattgaattcaattctacATAACAAAGCATCATTAATACGTGATTTTCTTGGCCAAGTATTTCCTATGCTATATCAGGAAACTCATCCTAAGGTATGTTAATGTTGGTGATCAATCTTTCtctgatcgatttttttttgtcataaaGCCGGAATATGTACGCGAAGTTGAAATGGGCCCATTCAAACATACGGTCGATGATGGATTGGATCTTCGTAAAGCTGTATTTGAATGCATGTATACACTACTAGATTCTTGTTTGGATAAGGtggaaatttttgaatatctTAACAATGTCGAACTTGGTCTAAAGGATACATATGACATAAAAATGTTGACCTATTTAATTTTGATACGGTTATCCGATTTATGTCCATCGGCCATCTTGCAACgtatgtttattattatataatatggctttttattatttagaataacaataatttttcattctacaATTCAGGATTGGAAAATATTGTCGGATTATTGAAAGAAACTTGTTTtgcaaaattgaaatctaaTGCAGTAAaacaagaatttgaaaaacaagatGAACTTCGACGATCGGCTATAAGGGCATTTGTCGCCATTTATCGTATTCGTGATGCTGGTttgtgttttcattttttttctgaatcttatttgtattttctaacattattttttttcatcccaCTCACTTAGATAAAGACGCTACtgcaaatgaattgatgaatgcAATCAAAACTATGCCTGAATTGCAAAATTTATATCAATCGGTTATGGAAAGtaacaaaatcattaatgaattattacCATCAATGGAAGTagattttaattaattaagtCTGTTTGAtcttcatacacacacacatacccaACAAGTATTTGTATCTAAcaaaagaacaaaacaaaaatgggtTTGGAAATTCTTACgattcatcataaatttgttttcatatctTTCAatgtaattaattaattattattaatttattaataaatattacattgaataaataaatggtgTTTTTACTGTGAACGTTTAAGAATATTTTTGACGCCCATATCGATAAGCTGCTTAGCAACAGAACGTCCAAGTCttacagaattttttaaCCGACATTCAAATTGGTTATCAATTCCTTCGATTCGTATGTCAGTAAAGTCTGAAAGTTCAAATGTTTCgtttattggaaaattttgattgtctAAATCTTCTGTTTGTTCACCTTGGACCGATTCCTTACCATCGATAGTAAGAACTTTGGCTTTTAATGTCAATAACCATCTGTCAGCATTGGACCATATTGTTTGCACACCTATCGGTACGGAACAACCACCTTCCAAGCATTTCATTAGTACCCGTTCAGATGTACATTCAAATACTGTACGCGAGTCGACTAACGGAAAAAGTATTTGTTGCATCCGGTAATCATCAGAAAGACATTCAACACCTAATGCACCTTGTGATACAGCATGATACCAATTACCGTGAGTCAATCTTAAGCTTATTCGATCATGGAATCCACCACGTATTAAACCTGCAGTGGCCAATACTAGACAATCATAACCATGTTTAGGATGATTATCTAGTTTATCCAACCGGGTGTTTAGATTTCCACGGACATCCTTTATGACGACATTTGGCGATGAATTACGAAGTTGAGCAATTCTTCGAAGTGAAGACGTACCGAATGTTTGAACACATTTCGAGCAATCATTCATAATATATTCCATATTTAAGTTTGGTCCCGTTTTAAGCATATGAATCAAATCTTTACGAAGTACTAATGAATCACTGGGATCTTCACGTGCCATTATTGCACCAATACAGCATCGATCTGGCAATGTAGTTGGCATATCTTTCAGTGAATGAACAATCATATCGATTGTCCCCCGTAATAATTCTTCTTCAAGCTCACGAGTGAATAAGGCTTTTTCACCGATTTTGGCTAATGGTCGATCAAGAATATTATCACCAGTtgtatcgatattttttacTACAAATTCACATTCTGGATAATGGCGTTTTAATGCATCAATAACCATGTTCGTTTGAATCATTGCCAAACGTGATTTACGCGATCCAATAGTCAACAAAGTTGGCGCCTTTGTAGATTTTTCGAATGATATGGATTTTTCTGAGGACATATTCGTTGTTCAAGGTTTTGGGGTATGTTCAGGtacatgaaattttttttttgcgaaatgattatcacagattcatatttatttgaCATCCAtatatcgtcatcatatgtgaggatatttttcattaaaactttaatttttgttcgaATTATCCAATAATTAGTTATATTGCATTTATGAATCGACGTATCATTGGCTTGAACTACTACcacaaaaattgtttataaaGCATgcatattgttgtttgtatagGTTACGTTCTATATGACGGGTCATTGTCAAAAAACGGATGCCTCACACAACAGTGTACATTCTTCTTGTTTTGTGCACAAAGCAAAGCACAACGTGCATGTTTCCTTTCCAGTACACGCTTCAGCCGTATGTTTGTTGGcatattttggtttttccaagttttcatcgatttttttccaataaaattcattaattatggtaattttttcttttaaataaatttttataaaataattaatcCTTAAATTGTAGGCTAGAGGcccaaaaaaacatttgaaacgTTTGCGAGCACCGAAATCATGGATGTTGGATAAACTTGGTGGTGTTTATGCACCACGTCCATCGACTGGTCCTCATAAACTTCGTGAATCATTGCCATTGGTTGTTATGTTACGTAATCGACTTAAATACGCATTGACTCGTGATGAGGTGACTAAAATTGTCATGCAACGTACTATCAAAGTTGATGGTAAAGTTCGTACCGACATTAATTATCCGGCTGGCTTTATGGGTAAGTTTTCCCATCATTCAATGGATTCTTTGGCCATACATCGAAGACTTGAAtgtttttataaaatttatcaatgattttcaagTTCAATTAATGGCcaatatcatttttgatgagTGAAATTTGGTCGcttgtttttctttaatttttatgAAATGCGAGCATACCCAGAGCTCTAAtaactttttattttcaaatagaTGTTGTAACCATCGAACGAACTGGTGATTTCTTCCGTCTTCTTTACGACATTAAAGGTCGATACATTTTGCATAAGATCAGCCAACAAGAAGCTAATGTATGTCATATTGTgaatttgtgaatttttcaaaaattgatcaatttgaatttttagtACAAATTGTGTCGAGTTAAAAAAGTTGCTACCGGGCCGAAAGGAATTCCTTATTTGGTCACCCATGATGGTCGAACCATTCGTTATCCAGATCCATTGATCAAAGTAAATGATACGATTCGTTATGAGATGGATACgggaaaaattgttgattcaatcaaatttcaaactGGCAATCTTTGTATGGTTACTGGTGGCCATAACTTGGGTCGTGTCGGTATTATCACCTCACGGGAACGACATGTGGGTAGTTTTGATATTATCCACGTAAAGGATGCATTAGGTCATACATTTGCTACACGTTCGGCTTATATTTTTGTCATCGGTAAAAGTAATAtgccattcatttcattgccGCGTGGCCGTGGTATTCGTTTGACCGTTGCCGAAGAACGTGACAAACGTTTGGCACAGAAACGAACTGCctaaaatgaatggatgtatttttatataaaagaataaattttttttttggctaccatcaataaaaaaaatgaaattttcaattctatatgtatataattaattaattaatttggttttgattgcattgataaattgtttttttttggagttTAGTTAGTAATTTTCATATGTTGACGTGTACTACCATTActttgatatatatattattattaaagtAACTAAAAATTGGGACACTTGCAAATTGGATCAAATCGATATTTGAACATCACACATTGACTCAATATCGAAAAGTAGACGCCACTACAAATTCTGTGGTTAAACTATAATTCATTCGTCAATGACGACTACGACGATGATGTGAtgctataaaaaaaatgtgacaaacaaatgatggcAACTGAATAGGAAATTtggagatgatgatgatgggaacgaaaatttgaaacttaAAGTCAAGTTTCTATTTCACTATCAATTCAGTGTTTCAGAGAATTTGTTCATCTATTACTCCTCCTACTATAGTCCTATTTTTAGTTTGTCACTTTGAGCATTtacagaattttcattttgtttatcattatgCAGCagtatataataatgataaacacacacacacaaattggATCTTATGATTTTTGTAGATTTTTCTCAAAACTGTCACATTCAATTCGATCACCAAAATGGTGTTATTTTTTTAGCTTTGgtgaaattgtttcatttgggtttttttccactaaaATCAACGGTGCCaattattctatttttcttcggtaatttcaacaatcgattctaaacaaaaaaaattttatctcATTTTTAATACACTCGAATAACAAACTTTTATAATCCACTATTTCCCGCACTTACGCATATACACATAAAATATCGATTCTGACATTTTTAGTCCAACAACACTGGTTACTGTAGTTTTTGTACATGGTTCGTACATTCTTCGGTTTTGTGCATTGGGGTACTAtctatataaatgaaaagtttTCGTCTGTCAATCTGctttatattttatatatacgtGTATGCTGCTGTATATTCGACAGAATCGAATCTCATAGCAAACCTAGCCAAATATACCAACGAATCCGAGCTACcagcaaaaatttttatgcACAACCATAGATTTTTCTCACCGATTTTCGAATCGGtggtcatttcattatttgattgcaGCATACACGCACACTGTCGACGACGACAAGTTTTTTGTTCCCTTTTCACAATCGAACGATCAACAATagaaatttcatcatttattcgtATTCACATCAAGCAAAAACCAATTAACCAGCCAAATATaactataataataataataataatataaaaactTGAAGAATTATATACAAAACAGTGAGTTCATAATAATtgccaccattattatcagatTCATTGGTCCGTTTCGGTTATTCgacaatgatcaaaaattcaatatctAATCGATTTCAATGGAATCAATTATAATAACCAAACATTGTGTCATTATTGTTACGagtgagaaagaaagagataGATAGGACAATAGATATTGCGATTGCGAATTTGATTAGCCAATGATTTCGATATATTCTGTTATTACTATTGATCACATTTTTCTTCTCAATTATATTGAATTctattaaattcaattactaatgtttttttccttttcttttattcaaAAGCAAGTTCCGTTTccgttgtttgttgtttgctaACATTGGCAATAACATCAGTCAACATTTAAAGGCAAATATGTTGCTCGATCCACAAGagacattatcattaaacaAGTTAATTGTACGACAAATTGGCTGTAATAATCGTTCACGTTTGGCTAAACTTAATGGTaagttttatttcatttcattttttcttcattttgcttttatcatcaaaatttaattgcatttattattgtatatAAACGTGTGTGATTATGagttatgaaaatgaaaatttacagAATCTAAAGTAAATTCTAagcaaatttaatttatgtTATGTTATTACTACTACTTTTCTTTATGTAGATCAATCTATATTCATTTTAAGATTCAAGGTAAATTGTCTGAAGACCAGAAACAAATGTTTTAAATTTCTTCAACTTTTAACATATTTCATTTGTACGTGGGTTTGATATTCATGTGATCCAAAACTGATcgcccagaaaaaaaaacaaaaaaaaatccacaaaaaattttcgatcaatcgatcattgtcaatttaaattttttttctcccaaacgaaaagaaagatgaattgaaaatgttgagatgaaaaaaaaaatgtttgtacAACGTCTCGTTCATCACTCACACACCCACAAATGAGAAAAGTaaacgaagaaaataaaaaaatctgtttCAAACTCTCTTGCGCTCATTGAATTAGCTCATTCAGAG
This window of the Dermatophagoides farinae isolate YC_2012a chromosome 3, ASM2471394v1, whole genome shotgun sequence genome carries:
- the LOC124494881 gene encoding uncharacterized protein LOC124494881 isoform X1, with the protein product MTITNGYRSDYDYGHDDTDDTMDRADGIGWGIIRKRKRMSDARIVAIAATTITAISAFIAFFSQYWLASERRLYGAKFVRLGLWATCFRSYVSPEDYEMSKYYAGCRWIFAEEYQNIKHILMPGFFIATQALYTIGFVFLLMACICVLAIQLCFIIEKEILAMKLLSSVMFLSALFTTLAVIIFGIRGDDRDWMPDHEHNFLSWSFGFAVVGAFFSWMASAMFWAESRILFKKELKKRQEIYNMEGNKHVHHHHHHQQQ
- the LOC124494881 gene encoding uncharacterized protein LOC124494881 isoform X2; protein product: MERIRAAKNVTKNMDITNIRNVTYAAIFTFLTMFCNTIAFSTPNWLAADGRQPIKRFNKLGLWEACFHQFRDPYYLFEREFRGCKWIFDEDYAFMIDFLEPGFFIATQALYTIGFVFLLMACICVLAIQLCFIIEKEILAMKLLSSVMFLSALFTTLAVIIFGIRGDDRDWMPDHEHNFLSWSFGFAVVGAFFSWMASAMFWAESRILFKKELKKRQEIYNMEGNKHVHHHHHHQQQ
- the Cand1 gene encoding cullin-associated and neddylation-dissociated 1 isoform X1 yields the protein MATPNNSYQISVLIQKMSSADKDFRFMATNDLLNELQNDSIKLDDDAERKIVKTLLGLLKDNNAEVQNLAVKCLGPLVNKIKEQLAENVVDALCENILSSDEVLKETSSIGLKTVISEISIDSKSLVSTICIRITSKLIIALNSLNNNCSVQIDVLDIFSDLIIRFGHVLSMSYPALKDSLLPLLNNGRNSISKRTINCLAGMSITCNDHIYKEIIEYLLVELNQCDNVRAKIYINCLTAICKHSGTRISPYIDTIVALNEKFLQRQEDELIEACLLLFEIFVRRCPQEINPHLQKIITVCVKYISYDPNYNYDDNDDEDMEMDNDVDEYNGEDDYEEYSDEDDMSWKVRRASAKTLETIILNRLDLLEEFYQLISPTIIMQFREREENVKVDIFNTYIALLRQTRALVTNSENNEKFKQILKDQVPKIVRSLDRQLKEKSIKTRQCCFALLSELVQILPNALADPINEADEKKNYLNNIIPGILYSLNSNNSSSSMKIEALAFLNILFKNHDAQVFQNYFNALITEIRKAVSDDFYKISGEALIVLTELVQIIRPSLSIDSNVIDSNSGAFGYLDTLYSMTYDKLKASDVDLEVKESAINCMAQIICTFGDHMNDEYLFRTFALFLERLKNETTRLTCVRALIKITSVSFAKPLKLNPMFPEAFSILAQFLKQNKRSIKIHTLILLEKVFRNYIEYCTKDINEEIVKQMVPLISESDLYISQLALAALTAMIMSHKAFHDIIPQRILPEALVLIRSPLMQGSTLMAMLDFFRAIVKSSFPGLDYNELIARLTQPIMQPNQQLHKQAYYSISKCIAAISLLNDKYAASIVSNLIEQIRNPMLVTGNGSSGAQNESVQLYSLLTIAEIGKSLDLEQLQQPLQDALIQSFNSSHEEVKSAASICLGSVSMGNLERNLSFILSEISNNPKRQYLFLNALKEIVSCLSVDHQKICHLEPHFESIVQLLIKYAQCDEEGARYVVAECLGKLTLLKPANLLPVLLENLRNGSTNIRETIITSIRFAIADCSPQAEYFTMLKQLIGAYIETLNDKDINVRRVAFITLNSILHNKASLIRDFLGQVFPMLYQETHPKPEYVREVEMGPFKHTVDDGLDLRKAVFECMYTLLDSCLDKVEIFEYLNNVELGLKDTYDIKMLTYLILIRLSDLCPSAILQRLENIVGLLKETCFAKLKSNAVKQEFEKQDELRRSAIRAFVAIYRIRDADKDATANELMNAIKTMPELQNLYQSVMESNKIINELLPSMEVDFN
- the Cand1 gene encoding cullin-associated and neddylation-dissociated 1 isoform X2, whose translation is MATPNNSYQISVLIQKMSSADKDFRFMATNDLLNELQNDSIKLDDDAERKIVKTLLGLLKDNNAEVQNLAVKCLGPLVNKIKEQLAENVVDALCENILSSDEVLKETSSIGLKTVISEISIDSKSLVSTICIRITSKLIIALNSLNNNCSVQIDVLDIFSDLIIRFGHVLSMSYPALKDSLLPLLNNGRNSISKRTINCLAGMSITCNDHIYKEIIEYLLVELNQCDNVRAKIYINCLTAICKHSGTRISPYIDTIVALNEKFLQRQEDELIEACLLLFEIFVRRCPQEINPHLQKIITVCVKYISYDPNYNYDDNDDEDMEMDNDVDEYNGEDDYEEYSDEDDMSWKVRRASAKTLETIILNRLDLLEEFYQLISPTIIMQFREREENVKVDIFNTYIALLRQTRALVTNSENNEKFKQILKDQVPKIVRSLDRQLKEKSIKTRQCCFALLSELVQILPNALADPINEADEKKNYLNNIIPGILYSLNSNNSSSSMKIEALAFLNILFKNHDAQVFQNYFNALITEIRKAVSDDFYKISGEALIVLTELVQIIRPSLSIDSNVIDSNSGAFGYLDTLYSMTYDKLKASDVDLEVKESAINCMAQIICTFGDHMNDEYLFRTFALFLERLKNETTRLTCVRALIKITSFAKPLKLNPMFPEAFSILAQFLKQNKRSIKIHTLILLEKVFRNYIEYCTKDINEEIVKQMVPLISESDLYISQLALAALTAMIMSHKAFHDIIPQRILPEALVLIRSPLMQGSTLMAMLDFFRAIVKSSFPGLDYNELIARLTQPIMQPNQQLHKQAYYSISKCIAAISLLNDKYAASIVSNLIEQIRNPMLVTGNGSSGAQNESVQLYSLLTIAEIGKSLDLEQLQQPLQDALIQSFNSSHEEVKSAASICLGSVSMGNLERNLSFILSEISNNPKRQYLFLNALKEIVSCLSVDHQKICHLEPHFESIVQLLIKYAQCDEEGARYVVAECLGKLTLLKPANLLPVLLENLRNGSTNIRETIITSIRFAIADCSPQAEYFTMLKQLIGAYIETLNDKDINVRRVAFITLNSILHNKASLIRDFLGQVFPMLYQETHPKPEYVREVEMGPFKHTVDDGLDLRKAVFECMYTLLDSCLDKVEIFEYLNNVELGLKDTYDIKMLTYLILIRLSDLCPSAILQRLENIVGLLKETCFAKLKSNAVKQEFEKQDELRRSAIRAFVAIYRIRDADKDATANELMNAIKTMPELQNLYQSVMESNKIINELLPSMEVDFN